A genomic segment from Mustela lutreola isolate mMusLut2 chromosome 15, mMusLut2.pri, whole genome shotgun sequence encodes:
- the TMEM11 gene encoding transmembrane protein 11, mitochondrial isoform X1: MGPPVLLGPLVFTPSGPLGVPELSVMVGMVSLSATDCYIVHEIYNGENAQDQFEYELEQALEAQYKYIVIEPTRIGDETARWITVGNCLHKTTVLAGTACLFTPLALPLDYSHYISLPAGVLSLACCTLYGISWQFDPCCKYQVEYDAYKLSRLPLHTLTSSTPVVLVRKDDLHRKRLHNTIALAALVYCVKKIYELYAV, encoded by the exons ATGGGCCCGCCCGTCCTACTTGGGCCGCTTGTCTTCACTCCCTCAGGGCCTCTGGGCGTCCCTGAGCTCTCCGTGATGGTTGGAAT GGTGAGCTTGTCGGCCACGGACTGTTACATCGTGCACGAGATCTACAACGGGGAGAACGCCCAAGACCAGTTCGAGTACGAGCTGGAGCAGGCACTGGAAGCGCAGTATAAGTACATCGTGATCGAGCCCACGCGCATCGGCGACGAGACGGCCCGTTGGATCACCGTGGGCAACTGCCTGCACAAGACCACCGTGCTGGCGGGCACCGCCTGTCTCTTCACCCCGCTGGCCCTGCCCTTGGATTACTCCCACTACATCTCGCTGCCCGCCGGCGTGCTCAGCCTGGCCTGCTGCACCCTCTACGGCATCTCCTGGCAGTTTGACCCCTGCTGCAAGTACCAGGTGGAGTACGACGCCTACAAACTGTCCCGTCTGCCCTTGCACACACTCACTTCCTCCACCCCGGTGGTGCTGGTCCGGAAGGACGACTTGCACAGAAAGAGACTGCACAACACGATAGCACTGGCCGCCCTGGTGTACTGTGTAAAGAAGATTTACGAACTCTATGCCGTATGA
- the TMEM11 gene encoding transmembrane protein 11, mitochondrial isoform X2, which yields MAAWGRRRLGPGSSGGSARERVSLSATDCYIVHEIYNGENAQDQFEYELEQALEAQYKYIVIEPTRIGDETARWITVGNCLHKTTVLAGTACLFTPLALPLDYSHYISLPAGVLSLACCTLYGISWQFDPCCKYQVEYDAYKLSRLPLHTLTSSTPVVLVRKDDLHRKRLHNTIALAALVYCVKKIYELYAV from the exons ATGGCCGCTTGGGGAAGGAGGCGTCTTGGCCCGGGCAGCAGTGGCGGCAGCGCCCGAGAGAG GGTGAGCTTGTCGGCCACGGACTGTTACATCGTGCACGAGATCTACAACGGGGAGAACGCCCAAGACCAGTTCGAGTACGAGCTGGAGCAGGCACTGGAAGCGCAGTATAAGTACATCGTGATCGAGCCCACGCGCATCGGCGACGAGACGGCCCGTTGGATCACCGTGGGCAACTGCCTGCACAAGACCACCGTGCTGGCGGGCACCGCCTGTCTCTTCACCCCGCTGGCCCTGCCCTTGGATTACTCCCACTACATCTCGCTGCCCGCCGGCGTGCTCAGCCTGGCCTGCTGCACCCTCTACGGCATCTCCTGGCAGTTTGACCCCTGCTGCAAGTACCAGGTGGAGTACGACGCCTACAAACTGTCCCGTCTGCCCTTGCACACACTCACTTCCTCCACCCCGGTGGTGCTGGTCCGGAAGGACGACTTGCACAGAAAGAGACTGCACAACACGATAGCACTGGCCGCCCTGGTGTACTGTGTAAAGAAGATTTACGAACTCTATGCCGTATGA